ATACAAGGTTTACATCATCGATGAGGTACATATGCTATCTCAACAGGCTTTTAATGCTTTTCTAAAAACTTTGGAAGAGCCGCCGGCACACGCTATTTTCATATTGGCTACAACCGAAAAACACAAAATCATTCCAACTATTCTTTCCAGGTGTCAGATTTACGACTTTAAAAGAATCGGAGTTGAAGATGTAAAAAGTCAATTGGCAATGATAGCCGTAAAAGAGGGTGTTGAGGCCGATGATGACGCACTGCACATTATAGCACAAAAAGCAGATGGTGCAATGCGCGACGGCTTATCTATGTTTGACAGAGTTGTTAGTTTCTCGGGAAATAAAATCACCGCTTCCGATGCTGCAGAAAATCTGAATGTTTTAGATTACGACTACTATTTCAAAACTACAGATTTAATTTTGGCAAACAACATTCCCGGAACATTAAACCAGCTGAACGAAATATTGAATAAAGGTTTTGATGTTCATAATTTTATTGCCGGATTATCTGCTCACTTTAGAGACTTATTAGTTTCTAAAGACGAATCTACCCTTCAATTACTTGAAGTAGGAAAGAAAACTAGAGAAAAGTATTTAGAGCAATCAAAAAAGTGCGAACTAAACTTCCTGTTTCAGGCTCTGGAAATTACAAACGAATGTGATATCAACTTTAAAACCAGCAAAAACCAACGGCTTCTGGTAGAAATCACATTAATGCAGCTATCCTCCATAAACTCTGAAAGCGGAGTCAAAAAAAAAAATTTAAATACCCAATAAAAGCCCCAAGCTTTTCAGGGATAATAAAAACAGTACAGGAACAGCTCAATCCCCAACCTAATACAACAGTAGAAGAAACCAAGGGAGAATATCAGGCAGAACCAGCTCAGCAGGAAAGTCAGGTAGCTGTAAAAAGAAGCTCTACACCTCTAAAGAGACAAAGACGTAAATC
The nucleotide sequence above comes from Bacteroidota bacterium. Encoded proteins:
- the dnaX gene encoding DNA polymerase III subunit gamma/tau gives rise to the protein MENFIVSARKYRPKTFEDVVGQKAITDTLEHSIANNHLAQALLFTGPRGVGKTTCARILAKKINEESNTEEDNDFAFNIFELDAASNNSVDDIRALTDQVRIPPQNGKYKVYIIDEVHMLSQQAFNAFLKTLEEPPAHAIFILATTEKHKIIPTILSRCQIYDFKRIGVEDVKSQLAMIAVKEGVEADDDALHIIAQKADGAMRDGLSMFDRVVSFSGNKITASDAAENLNVLDYDYYFKTTDLILANNIPGTLNQLNEILNKGFDVHNFIAGLSAHFRDLLVSKDESTLQLLEVGKKTREKYLEQSKKCELNFLFQALEITNECDINFKTSKNQRLLVEITLMQLSSINSESGVKKKNLNTQ